TGCGATGAGCTCACGCAACCAGTATCTCGATACCGCCTCCCGCGCGCGCGCGCCGGCCCTGTACCGGTCGTTGCTGGCATTGGCGCAGGCGATGCGGAGCGGGTCCCCGGCAGCCGAGGCCGCGTCCCAGGCCATTGCGGCGCTTCGGGCGGAGGGCTTCGACGTCGATTATGTCGAGGTGCGCGCCCCGGACCTGTCGCCGTACCTCGCCGGTCAGCCCGTGGCGGTGGCGCTGGCCGCCGCGCGCCTGGGCGGAACGCGGCTGATCGACAATCTGGAATTCAGGCTGGACGCTGCGCCGTCGGCCGGCTGAACTTGCCGCCAGTCGTTGCGGCGGCAATGTTGCGATGCCGCAGATGGTCCCTATACTTCGCGGTTCCTGCGGGTTTCCCGCGTTGTCCGATGCCGTGATCGCACGGCCACCGCCATGCAACTGACCCTGCTCAAAGCCAAGATCCACCGCGCGTCCGTCACCCACGCCGAGCTGCACTACGAAGGCTCGTGCGCCATCGACGGGCGTCTGCTCGACCTGGCGGGCATCCGCGAGTACGAGCGCATCGAGATCTACAACATCGACAACGGTGAGCGTTTCGCGACCTATGCGATCCGCGCCGACGTCGGCAGCGGCATCATCTCGGTCAACGGCGCGGCCGCGCACAAGGCCGGAGTGGGCGATCTGCTGATCATCTGCGCCTACGGCGCGCTGGACGAGGCCGACGTGGCCGGGTTCAAGCCCAAGCTGGTGTATGTCGACCGCGACAACCGCATGACCCACACCAACGAGTCCATTCCGGCGCAGGCCGCCTGATGACCGCGGCGGCCCGGCGGATCGAAAGCACGCTGGCGCCGCACGCGCGTCGCCTCGATTCGGCGCGTATCGCCGACCTCGTCGCAGCGGATGCGGGTCGTCCGCGCGATTTCGCCCTGCGCATTGGTGGGCTGTACGCGAGCTTCGCGCGCCAGCGGTTCGATCGTGATGCGCGCGATGCACTCGTCGGGTTGGGCGAGGCCGCGTCGCTGCCGCAGGCGTTCCGCGCGCTGTTCGACGGCGTCACCGTCAATACCTCCGAGAACCGCCCTGCGCTGCACGTCGCATTGCGCTCGGCGCTTTCTGAGACCGCGATCGCGCGCGACGCGAATCGGCAGGCTGCGGCCGCGCGTGCGCGCATGGCCGAGCTGGTCGCCCAGCTCCAGGCGTCCGAGGTCACCGACATCGTCAACGTGGGAATCGGCGGCTCCGACCTGGGGCCACGGCTGGTCGTCGACGCGCTGAAGGATTTCGGCACCGGCCGGTACCGCGTGCATTTCCTCACCAATGTCGACGGCAGCGATGCGCAGCATCTTCTCGCCGGGCTGGATCCATCGAAAACGGCCGCGATCCTCGTCTCCAAGACCTTCAGTACGCAGGAGACGCTGCTCAATGGCGCGGTGGTGCGCGACTGGCTCGGTGGCAGCGAGCGGCTGTACGCGGTCAGCGCCAACGTCCCGCGCGCGGAGGCCTTTGGCGTCGCGCCGGAGCGCGTGTTGCCGATGTGGGACTGGGTCGGCGGACGCTATTCGCTGTGGTCGGCGGTGGGTTTCTCGATCGCGCTGGCGGTCGGCATGGACGGGTTCGAGGCGCTGCTGGCCGGCGCGGCCGACATGGATGCGCACGCGCTGCATGCGCCGGTCGCCGCCAACCTGCCGCTGCTGCATGCGTTGACCGCCGTGTGGAACCGCAATGCGCTCGGCCTCGCCACGCACGCCGTGCTGCCGTACGACGAACGTCTCGCGCTGCTGCCGGCCTACCTGCAGCAGCTGGTGATGGAAAGCCTCGGCAAGTCGGTCACGCCGGACGGCCAGCCCGTCGGCATCGACACCGTGCCGGTGCTCTGGGGCGGACCGGGCACCAATTCCCAGCACAGCTTTTTCCAGGCGCTGCACCAGGGCACGCAGACCGTCCCGGCCGATTTCATCGGCGTGGTGACTCCTGCGCATCCGTATGCCGACAACCACGCCGCGCTGCTGTCGAACCTGCTCGCGCAGACCGAGGCCCTGGCCAACGGCTACTCGGCCGACGATCCGCAGAAGTCGTATCCCGGCAATCGTCCGTCGACGCTGCTGCTGCTCGACCGGCTCGAGCCGCGCAGCCTCGGCGCGCTCATCGCGCTCTACGAGCACAGCGTCTACGCGCAGTCGGTGCTGTGGGGCATCAACGCCTTCGATCAGTGGGGCGTCGAGCTCGGCAAGCGCATTGCCGGCGAACTGTTGCCGGCGGTGCAGGGCAACGATGTCGCCGTGAGCGATCCAGTCACGCGCGCGCTGCTGGAAGAGATCCGCGCGCATCGCGTATAGGTAGCGGGCGTCGCTTGCGACGGAGGGCGCTGTCGGACTAGGCGACGCCGTGCCGCGCCAGGGCCCATTCGACGTGTTCATCGACCAGCGCATCGCCCGAGCGCCGACGGCTGCGCAGCGCGGCAATCACCTCGGGCGTGCCGGGTGCATTGCCGAGCGCGACCGCGAGGTTGCGCAGCCATCGGCGATGTCCGCTGCGCCGGATCGGCGAGCCTTCGGTGCGCTGCAGGAATTCGTCCTCGTCCCAGGCGAACAGCTCGGCCAGGCTCGCGGTATCGAGATGGTTGCGCGCGCGGAAGTCGGGTTCGTCGGTGCGCCTGGCGAACTTGTTCCAGGGACAGACCAGCTGGCAGTCGTCGCAGCCGAAGATGCGGTTGCCGATCAGCGGCCGCAGCGAGGCATCGATCGCGCCTTCGTGCTCGATGGTGAGATAGGCGATGCAGCGGCGCGCATCCAGGCGATGCGGCGCGACGATCGCGCGCGTCGGGCACACCTCGATGCAGCGCACGCAGGTGCCGCAGTGCGCGCTCGCCGGTGGGTCGACCGGCAGCGGCACGTCGACGTAGATCTCGCCGAGGAAGAACCAGGAGCCGCCGTTCCTGTCGATCAGGCAGGTGTGCTTGCCGATCCAGCCGAGCCCGGCATTGCGCGCGAGCGCACGTTCCAGCACTGGCGCCGAATCGACGAACACGCGATGACCGAACGGACCGATCTCCTCGGCGATGCGATGTGCGAACTTCTGCAGCCGGTTGCGCATCAGCTTGTGGTAGTCGCGGCCCAGTGCGTAACGCGCCACGTAGGCGCGGCTGCCGTCGGCGAGCGTGTCCCAGGCGCTGTCGTCGTCGTTGCGTCCGTAGTCCAGCCCGACCGAGATCACGCGCACGGTGCCGGGCAGCAGTTCCGCGGGACGGGCGCGCATGTCGCCGTGGCGGGCCATCCAGTCCATCGTGCCGTAGAGGCCATGGGCGAGCCAGTCCCGCAGATGCGCTTCATCCTCGCGCAGGTCGATGCCGGCAATGCCGCAGCGCTGGAAGCCCATCCCGGCCGCGATCGCCTTGATGCGCGCGACCAGGGCTTGGGCGCCCGCATCGGAGGATTCTGCAGTGGCGACGGGTGGGTTCACGGTGCGCCAAGTATAGAATCGGCGCGATGAGCGCTCCCTGTGCCACGCCGCTGCCGGGCTCCCCGTTGTACGACGAGGCTGCGCTGCGCATGCTCGAAGCGGCAGCACTGGCGCAGGAGTCCGATGCGACCGGGCTCATGCAGCGCGCCGGCCAGGCGGGCTGGCGCACGCTGCTCGCGCACTGGCCGCAGGCGCAACGTATCGTCGTGGTCTGCGGCCCCGGCAACAACGGCGGCGATGGCTATGTACTCGCGCGCCACGCGCAAGCCGCTGGCCGCGCGGTCGTCGTCGTGCGGCTGGGCACGCACGCGTCACGCACCGCGCCGGCCCAGGCGATGGCCGCCGCCTTCGAAGCAGCTGGCGGCACAGTCGAGGCCTTCGCAGGCGCGCTGCCGGCGGCCGATGTCGTGGTCGACGCGCTGTTCGGCATCGGCCTGCGGCAGGCGCCGGATGCCGCCGCGACTGCGCTCATCGACGCGATCAACAGCGCCGGCGCGCCAGTGCTCGCGCTCGACGTGCCCAGCGGATGCGCGGGCGATCGCGGCAGCGCGGACGGCGCCGCGGTGCGGGCGACGCACACCGTGCAGTTCCTGCTGCCGCAGTTGGGCCTGCAGACCGGTGACGGCCCCGACCTCGCCGGCAGCCTTTCGCTTGACACTCTCGGCATCGACCCCCTGCTCGCGGATGTACCACCCCAGGCACGGCGCATCGCGGCTGCGGACCTGGGGCACTGGTTGCGCCCGCGGGCGCGCAACGCGCACAAGGGCCGGCACGGGCGCGTGCTGTGCATCGGCGGCGACCACGGCACCGGCGGCGCGGTGTTGCTCGCGGCAGGCGCCGCGCTCCGCAGTGGCGCCGGGCTGGTGGAAGTGGCGACCCAGGGCGCACACGTCGCGCCATTGCTCGCGCGCTGGCCCGAAGCGATGGTGCGCCGGACCGACAGTGTCTCGGCGTTGGCCGGTGCGCTCGAGGCCGCCGACGTCATCGCGCTGGGGCCTGGCCTGGGGCAGGGCGCGTGGGGACATGCACTGTTCGACGAAACGGTCGCGGCGGCATGCGCGGCACCGACGCCGCTGGTGCTGGATGCCGATGCCTTGAACCTGCTCGCCGCGCACCCCCGGCCGCTGCCGCCGCGGACCATCCTGACCCCGCATCCGGGCGAAGCCGCCCGGCTGCTGGGCACCACGACCGACGCCATCCAGCGCGATCGTCCCGCTGCGGTCCGTGAACTGGCCCGCCGCTGGAACGCGGTGGTCGTGCTCAAGGGTGCCGGCAGCCTGGTCTGTGCGCCGGATGCGCTGCCATGGCTGGTGGCTGCCGGCAACCCGGGTATGGCGGCCGGCGGCATGGGGGATGTGCTGACCGGTGTCATCGCCGCGCTCTGCGCGCAGGGTCTGGGCGTCGAGTCCGCCGCGGCCTGCGGGGCGCTGCTGCATGCGGTGGCCGGGGATGTCGCGGCCTCCAGCGGCGGCGCGCGCGGCCTCTCGCCGCTGGACCTGATCGATGCATTGCGCAGCTGCGCCAATCCCGGAGCTGCAGCATGATCCACCAGTTTCTCGCCGA
The genomic region above belongs to Luteimonas chenhongjianii and contains:
- the panD gene encoding aspartate 1-decarboxylase: MQLTLLKAKIHRASVTHAELHYEGSCAIDGRLLDLAGIREYERIEIYNIDNGERFATYAIRADVGSGIISVNGAAAHKAGVGDLLIICAYGALDEADVAGFKPKLVYVDRDNRMTHTNESIPAQAA
- the queG gene encoding tRNA epoxyqueuosine(34) reductase QueG; this encodes MNPPVATAESSDAGAQALVARIKAIAAGMGFQRCGIAGIDLREDEAHLRDWLAHGLYGTMDWMARHGDMRARPAELLPGTVRVISVGLDYGRNDDDSAWDTLADGSRAYVARYALGRDYHKLMRNRLQKFAHRIAEEIGPFGHRVFVDSAPVLERALARNAGLGWIGKHTCLIDRNGGSWFFLGEIYVDVPLPVDPPASAHCGTCVRCIEVCPTRAIVAPHRLDARRCIAYLTIEHEGAIDASLRPLIGNRIFGCDDCQLVCPWNKFARRTDEPDFRARNHLDTASLAELFAWDEDEFLQRTEGSPIRRSGHRRWLRNLAVALGNAPGTPEVIAALRSRRRSGDALVDEHVEWALARHGVA
- the pgi gene encoding glucose-6-phosphate isomerase; amino-acid sequence: MTAAARRIESTLAPHARRLDSARIADLVAADAGRPRDFALRIGGLYASFARQRFDRDARDALVGLGEAASLPQAFRALFDGVTVNTSENRPALHVALRSALSETAIARDANRQAAAARARMAELVAQLQASEVTDIVNVGIGGSDLGPRLVVDALKDFGTGRYRVHFLTNVDGSDAQHLLAGLDPSKTAAILVSKTFSTQETLLNGAVVRDWLGGSERLYAVSANVPRAEAFGVAPERVLPMWDWVGGRYSLWSAVGFSIALAVGMDGFEALLAGAADMDAHALHAPVAANLPLLHALTAVWNRNALGLATHAVLPYDERLALLPAYLQQLVMESLGKSVTPDGQPVGIDTVPVLWGGPGTNSQHSFFQALHQGTQTVPADFIGVVTPAHPYADNHAALLSNLLAQTEALANGYSADDPQKSYPGNRPSTLLLLDRLEPRSLGALIALYEHSVYAQSVLWGINAFDQWGVELGKRIAGELLPAVQGNDVAVSDPVTRALLEEIRAHRV
- a CDS encoding NAD(P)H-hydrate dehydratase; translated protein: MSAPCATPLPGSPLYDEAALRMLEAAALAQESDATGLMQRAGQAGWRTLLAHWPQAQRIVVVCGPGNNGGDGYVLARHAQAAGRAVVVVRLGTHASRTAPAQAMAAAFEAAGGTVEAFAGALPAADVVVDALFGIGLRQAPDAAATALIDAINSAGAPVLALDVPSGCAGDRGSADGAAVRATHTVQFLLPQLGLQTGDGPDLAGSLSLDTLGIDPLLADVPPQARRIAAADLGHWLRPRARNAHKGRHGRVLCIGGDHGTGGAVLLAAGAALRSGAGLVEVATQGAHVAPLLARWPEAMVRRTDSVSALAGALEAADVIALGPGLGQGAWGHALFDETVAAACAAPTPLVLDADALNLLAAHPRPLPPRTILTPHPGEAARLLGTTTDAIQRDRPAAVRELARRWNAVVVLKGAGSLVCAPDALPWLVAAGNPGMAAGGMGDVLTGVIAALCAQGLGVESAAACGALLHAVAGDVAASSGGARGLSPLDLIDALRSCANPGAAA